The following proteins are co-located in the Mesorhizobium sp. M1E.F.Ca.ET.045.02.1.1 genome:
- a CDS encoding aldo/keto reductase, translating to MHKRRLGRTDLLVSQICLGSMTWGQQNTEAEGHAQMDLAFSRGVNFIDTAELYSIPPKAETQGRTEKIIGSWMKEKGNRDKVVIASKVVGRTANTWFRGDRPSKLVRADIFDAVEKSLAKLGTDYIDLYQIHWPDRDIPWGSNPTRIGAVARRADADGAPAGETPIAETLAVFEELVKAGKIRHLGLSNESSWGVMRFLAESDKGIGPRVASLQNAYNLVNRTFEVNLAEVCEREQVAFLPYSPLAQGYLTGKYDHGARPQGSRSQLFNRGQRYETPNAAEVLLEYNELARSFGMEPALFANAYVSSRPFVTTNIVGATSVAQLDTALSSVEVRWTEEMQKAVDVIHQRVGNPCP from the coding sequence ATGCATAAACGCCGCCTCGGTCGGACCGATCTCCTTGTTTCGCAAATCTGCCTGGGCTCGATGACCTGGGGCCAGCAGAACACCGAGGCCGAAGGTCATGCGCAGATGGATCTGGCCTTCTCGCGCGGGGTGAATTTCATCGACACCGCCGAGCTTTACTCGATCCCGCCGAAGGCCGAGACGCAGGGGCGGACCGAGAAGATCATCGGAAGCTGGATGAAGGAGAAGGGAAATCGCGACAAGGTCGTCATCGCCTCGAAAGTAGTCGGCCGCACCGCCAACACCTGGTTCCGCGGCGACCGCCCTTCGAAGCTGGTTCGTGCCGATATATTCGATGCGGTCGAGAAGTCGCTGGCCAAGCTCGGCACCGACTATATCGATCTCTATCAGATCCATTGGCCGGATCGGGACATCCCGTGGGGATCGAACCCGACGCGCATCGGCGCGGTAGCGCGTCGCGCCGATGCTGACGGCGCGCCGGCCGGCGAGACGCCGATCGCCGAAACGCTCGCCGTCTTCGAAGAACTGGTGAAAGCCGGCAAGATTCGCCATCTCGGACTGTCGAACGAAAGCTCATGGGGCGTCATGCGTTTCCTCGCTGAGTCCGACAAGGGCATCGGCCCGCGCGTTGCCTCGCTGCAGAACGCCTACAATCTGGTCAACCGCACGTTCGAGGTGAACCTGGCCGAGGTCTGCGAGCGCGAGCAGGTTGCCTTCCTTCCTTATTCGCCGCTGGCGCAGGGCTATCTGACCGGCAAATACGATCATGGGGCGCGGCCGCAAGGCTCGCGCTCGCAACTCTTCAATCGCGGCCAGCGCTACGAGACGCCGAATGCGGCGGAAGTGCTGCTCGAATACAATGAGCTGGCGCGCTCCTTCGGCATGGAGCCGGCGCTCTTTGCCAACGCCTATGTTTCGAGCCGGCCCTTCGTGACCACGAACATCGTCGGCGCCACCAGCGTCGCGCAACTCGACACGGCGCTGTCCTCGGTCGAGGTCAGGTGGACGGAGGAGATGCAGAAGGCGGTGGACGTCATCCACCAGCGCGTCGGCAATCCGTGCCCGTGA
- a CDS encoding DUF1127 domain-containing protein produces the protein MGFFTEMFARPRPQEQQRYRSALALLNAMSNADRADIGIKPADFPRIAREMSIR, from the coding sequence ATGGGGTTCTTCACTGAAATGTTCGCGCGGCCACGCCCGCAGGAACAGCAGCGTTACCGTTCGGCGCTCGCGCTTCTGAACGCGATGAGCAATGCCGACCGCGCCGATATCGGCATCAAGCCGGCGGATTTTCCGCGTATCGCCCGCGAAATGTCGATACGCTGA
- a CDS encoding DUF1993 family protein, translating into MTISMYDISVAVFSARLKALASVLSLAEQNAADRKIDPQVFLTARLAPDMFALTRQVQIATDHAKGAPSRLAGREVPKFEDNESSFEELHARIAKTLDHLATFSAADLAGSEERTIELRLAGREVSMSGLQYLLHAAMPNFYFHVTTAYDILRHNGVPLGKAIFLGR; encoded by the coding sequence GTGACCATATCCATGTACGATATTTCCGTGGCCGTCTTTTCGGCCCGGCTGAAGGCGCTGGCCAGCGTGCTGTCGCTGGCCGAGCAGAACGCTGCCGACCGCAAGATCGACCCGCAGGTGTTCCTGACCGCCAGGCTGGCGCCCGACATGTTCGCGCTGACGAGGCAGGTGCAGATCGCCACCGATCACGCCAAGGGCGCGCCGTCGCGGCTCGCCGGCCGCGAAGTGCCGAAATTCGAGGACAATGAGTCAAGCTTCGAGGAACTGCACGCCCGAATCGCCAAGACGCTCGATCATCTGGCGACATTCTCGGCCGCAGACCTGGCGGGCTCGGAGGAGCGGACGATCGAGCTCAGGCTTGCCGGGCGCGAGGTGTCGATGAGCGGGCTGCAGTACCTGCTTCATGCCGCCATGCCGAACTTCTACTTCCACGTCACCACGGCCTACGACATCCTGCGGCATAACGGCGTGCCGCTGGGCAAGGCGATTTTCCTGGGACGCTAA